In Candidatus Chlorohelix allophototropha, one DNA window encodes the following:
- a CDS encoding IS3 family transposase: MIGGLYRLSQKQGLGYSLRKLCHLFRVNRAWYYQRQNKVEKANPEEESLKQRVEQILGTYSGYGYRRVTKALQKGGEKINHKRVRRLLKKWGLSWKRWKRRKPLISVNDPKAAREANRLVTAKQAGEINAPNRAWVGDVLFVATKKEEGYLATLLDGFSRKVVGWAVSRHNDTQLTLRTLQMAIGQRRPEAGLIHHTDKGSNYTSREYREQLTAIGAVVSHSQPGRPQQNGMAESFNKTVSYEKLYLEEFQNLAEVAVGLEHWLERIYNEGRLHSSLGYLAPVEFEHNWLAQKQLECGLVI; this comes from the coding sequence GTGGGTTATACCGGCTCAGCCAAAAGCAAGGACTGGGCTATTCTCTGAGGAAATTATGTCACCTGTTTAGGGTCAATCGGGCTTGGTATTACCAACGCCAAAATAAGGTGGAAAAAGCCAACCCGGAGGAGGAAAGCCTGAAGCAACGGGTGGAGCAAATACTAGGTACTTACAGCGGCTATGGCTATCGGCGCGTAACCAAAGCCTTACAGAAGGGTGGGGAAAAGATCAACCACAAGCGAGTGAGGCGCTTGCTGAAGAAATGGGGTTTAAGCTGGAAACGGTGGAAAAGGAGAAAACCACTGATTAGTGTCAATGATCCTAAAGCTGCCAGAGAGGCAAATCGGTTGGTGACGGCTAAACAAGCTGGGGAGATCAACGCCCCGAATCGGGCTTGGGTAGGGGATGTGCTGTTCGTAGCCACCAAAAAAGAGGAAGGTTACCTAGCAACTTTATTGGATGGGTTCAGCCGGAAAGTGGTGGGTTGGGCAGTGAGCCGTCACAATGATACTCAGTTGACCCTGCGGACCTTGCAAATGGCAATAGGGCAGAGGCGACCAGAAGCAGGTTTGATCCATCACACCGACAAGGGCTCGAACTACACCAGTCGAGAGTATCGTGAGCAGTTAACTGCAATCGGGGCGGTAGTAAGCCACAGCCAACCGGGGCGACCACAGCAGAACGGGATGGCGGAGAGCTTTAACAAGACGGTTAGTTATGAGAAACTCTATTTAGAAGAATTTCAGAATTTGGCAGAGGTAGCAGTGGGTTTGGAACATTGGCTAGAACGGATTTATAATGAAGGTCGCTTACATTCGTCTTTGGGTTACTTAGCCCCAGTAGAATTTGAACATAACTGGTTGGCTCAAAAGCAGCTAGAATGTGGTCTGGTCATATAG